The following proteins are encoded in a genomic region of Terriglobales bacterium:
- a CDS encoding TlpA disulfide reductase family protein, with protein MNEEAGKPAAEPPASGGPAAPATTPPAPSLKRNVAVLGVVIAAVALMLWVGVRQSRHGSSPLAGGELVEVGKSAPDFELQTLEGKSVRLSDFRGKAVVLNFWATWCDPCKIEMPWLVDLQKQYGSQGLQVVGVAMDDSGKDAIQAFAKQMGVNYVILQGKNAVGDAYGATGYPTTVYIDRNGKVLNKILGLVSKSEIEDNIKQALGGGGAQTASAPAATEGK; from the coding sequence ATGAACGAAGAAGCAGGCAAGCCGGCGGCGGAGCCGCCCGCATCGGGCGGGCCGGCCGCGCCGGCCACGACTCCGCCCGCCCCCAGCCTCAAGCGCAATGTCGCGGTGCTGGGGGTGGTGATCGCGGCGGTGGCGCTGATGCTGTGGGTGGGAGTGCGGCAGTCGCGCCACGGAAGCTCGCCCCTGGCCGGCGGCGAACTGGTGGAGGTGGGCAAGAGCGCGCCCGACTTCGAGCTGCAGACGCTGGAGGGCAAGAGCGTCCGCCTCTCCGATTTTCGCGGCAAGGCGGTCGTGCTGAACTTCTGGGCCACCTGGTGCGATCCCTGCAAGATCGAGATGCCCTGGCTGGTGGACCTGCAGAAGCAGTACGGGTCGCAGGGCCTGCAGGTAGTAGGCGTGGCCATGGACGACTCGGGCAAGGACGCCATCCAGGCCTTTGCCAAGCAGATGGGCGTGAACTACGTGATCCTACAGGGCAAGAACGCGGTGGGCGACGCTTACGGCGCCACCGGCTATCCCACCACCGTCTACATCGACCGCAACGGCAAGGTGCTGAACAAGATCCTGGGGCTGGTGAGCAAGAGCGAGATCGAAGACAACATCAAGCAGGCCTTGGGAGGCGGAGGCGCGCAGACGGCAAGCGCTCCGGCCGCGACGGAGGGGAAGTAA
- a CDS encoding protein-disulfide reductase DsbD N-terminal domain-containing protein has protein sequence MKKSRWMFALLALLLALPVLPARAGDDLQERPSSAFVTLEPVGPVTVPVGGAAPLELRFAVGSGLHINSHKPNSDLQIPTTLKFSPPTDLGVGPVTFPVGQDLTFGFAPDVKLSVYSGEFTVKARMSAMRKAAPGNFTVHGTLHYQACDDRLCYPPKDLDFAFDVKVVRRR, from the coding sequence ATGAAGAAGAGCAGGTGGATGTTCGCGCTGCTGGCGCTGCTGCTGGCGCTGCCGGTGCTGCCGGCGCGGGCCGGCGACGATCTGCAGGAGCGCCCCAGCTCCGCGTTTGTGACCCTGGAGCCGGTGGGCCCGGTGACGGTGCCGGTGGGCGGCGCCGCCCCGCTCGAGCTGAGGTTCGCGGTCGGCTCCGGCCTGCACATCAACTCCCACAAGCCCAACTCCGACCTGCAGATCCCCACCACCCTCAAGTTCAGCCCGCCTACCGACCTGGGAGTCGGCCCGGTCACGTTTCCGGTGGGGCAGGACCTCACCTTCGGCTTCGCTCCCGACGTGAAGCTGAGCGTCTACAGCGGGGAGTTCACGGTGAAGGCGCGGATGTCGGCGATGCGCAAGGCCGCCCCGGGAAACTTCACCGTGCACGGCACCCTGCACTACCAGGCCTGCGACGACCGCCTCTGCTATCCCCCCAAGGACCTGGACTTCGCCTTCGACGTGAAGGTAGTGCGGCGGCGGTAA